The following proteins come from a genomic window of Lolium rigidum isolate FL_2022 chromosome 5, APGP_CSIRO_Lrig_0.1, whole genome shotgun sequence:
- the LOC124654802 gene encoding zinc-finger homeodomain protein 9-like: protein MEAMDVKHAPAMFPGNGSVKRARQAAAAVGVGAVVVVPSYRECLRNHAACMGAHAVDGCGEFLPAPQLNPADPASFTCVACGCHRNFHRRVMVEEEEQAPPAPAQQQVARLPAPPVAGGVVQVQHGPPRRAEETPEVRLPAADGDDDDDSESDSDGSGSGYDDERSVSPPQLLQAQPARVPAPVSQQPPAYFSPPPQLHQQPPHMLLSLNSSAPPPGAAHAQGQRLPVQASPATAPPAHVGGAAARKRFRTKFTAQQKQRMQELSERLGWRLQKRDEAIVDEWCRDIGVSKGVFKVWMHNNKHNYLGGHSARRSASATAASSAATTPTAPAAAGPFHHVAPAQGAQAPPPPAPFAPSVTHSSPAPTASGFNMNGTATSAVTPAPVYTAVHQVNGTSSPQSA, encoded by the coding sequence ATGGAGGCCATGGACGTCAAGCACGCCCCGGCCATGTTCCCCGGAAACGGGTCTGTGAAGAgggcgcggcaggcggcagcggcGGTCGGAGTGGGCGCCGTGGTGGTGGTGCCCAGCTACCGGGAGTGCCTCCGGAACCACGCGGCGTGCATGGGCGCGCACGCCGTGGACGGCTGCGGGGAGTTCTTGCCGGCGCCGCAGCTCAACCCCGCTGACCCGGCCTCCTTCACGTGCGTCGCCTGCGGCTGCCACCGCAACTTCCACCGCCGCGtgatggtggaggaggaggagcaggcgccgccggcgccggcgcagcaACAGGTGGCGCGGCTGCCGGCGCCGCCCGTGGCGGGGGGCGTTGTGCAGGTGCAGCACGGCCCGCCGCGGCGCGCGGAGGAGACGCCCGAGGTCCGGCTCCCGGccgccgacggcgacgacgacgacgactctgaGTCCGACTCCGACGGCTCGGGGTCCGGGTACGACGACGAGCGGTCCGTCTCCCCGCCGCAGCTGCTGCAGGCTCAGCCGGCGCGCGTGCCGGCGCCGGTGTCGCAGCAGCCTCCGGCCTACTTCTCCCCGCCGCCGCAGCTGCATCAGCAGCCGCCGCACATGCTGCTGTCCCTGAACtccagcgcgccgccgcccggGGCGGCGCATGCGCAGGGGCAGAGGCTCCCCGTCCAGGCCTCGCCGGCGACCGCCCCGCCGGCCCACGTGGGGGGCGCGGCGGCTCGGAAGCGGTTCCGCACCAAGTTCACCGCGCAGCAGAAGCAGCGGATGCAGGAGCTGTCGGAGCGTCTCGGGTGGCGCCTGCAGAAGCGCGACGAGGCCATCGTGGACGAGTGGTGCCGCGACATCGGGGTGAGCAAGGGCGTGTTCAAGGTGTGGATGCACAACAACAAGCACAACTACCTGGGCGGCCACAGCGCCCGCCGCAGCGCCTCCGCGACCGCcgcgtcctccgccgccaccaccccgaccGCCCCCGCCGCGGCCGGGCCATTCCACCACGTCGCGCCCGCCCAAGGCgcgcaggcgccgccgccgccagcgccatTCGCCCCGTCCGTCACCCACAGCTCCCCCGCCCCCACCGCCAGCGGCTTCAACATGAACggcaccgccacctccgccgtcACCCCCGCCCCCGTCTACACCGCCGTCCACCAAGTGAACGGAACCTCGTCGCCGCAGTCCGCCTAA